In the genome of Anabaena cylindrica PCC 7122, the window GGTGAAGTGACCATCAAAGGAGCAAAATTTAACTGTCTTTATATCGGTTGCTGTTACAGATAGCATAGTGTTTGGGGGTATCTCCGAGCCGGAATTGATCAGATTAGCTGTGGGCAGAACTGATTTGGTGAGCAATTGATCATTCTGGTCATATGCTTCAAGAACTAATCTTTGTGAGCTAGTAACTAAGGCACTAACCCAGGTTACAGGATTTAAGAAATTAACTTCTAAAAATCCGCTTTTGGGAGATCCCATTAAAACTTTCAAGCCTGATTGGCTGGGAAAGGCTGGATTCGACGGATGTACGGCTAAGGAATTATGAAAAATGAGTCCGTGTTGCTTAAATTGATTATCTATTATTTCAAAAAAATTTAACTCATCCAAATCCAAACGTATACATTTAGGTAGAGTTACCTTTTCAGAATAGATATATTCATCTTGCTCTTCTTCAACTATATCCTGCCAAACTAAAGTTACAATTTCATTTTTTATACCGTATCGACTAGGTTGAAATTGTGTGTTTTCAATTGTTTGTATTTGATCTGATTGAAAAGTAGCTTGGTTTAACATGACACCCCGCTTTAACATTGCCTAGAAATTAATCACGTCAATAAAAAAGTTATTATTTCTACATACACAACCAAAGTCAATATTTCAATAACTGCGACCAGATTAGTAACCATCCCCCTGTTTCGTGATATGAGGTTACTCAGTACTCAGTACTACTGAAAGTGATGTAGTTGAGTTTTGCAACTATTTGTGATTTATCCGATAGATTACCATGGAAATTCACGTAGGTATTGATTTAGTCGTCATGCTAAATGCCATCGAAAAGCGTTATTGCATAGTGGTTTTAGCATAATTTTTTGTAAAATTATCAAAAAAACAATACTAAATCTTTATAAGCCATTGTCGGATTTTACATTTGCTTAATCTAACGATAGTCAGAAGTTATGGTGTTCAGAGTTGGCTGATAATAAAGAGGAGTGGGGAGTTTGCCGAAATTAGTTAGCACTTTGGAGTTATCTTAGTGCTGTGAATGTTCATTAGATACAACAATAAACACTTAATACTTATGTTAGAACCACTAGGTTTTGAACAATACTCCATAAATACCTCACTAGGTAGGATGGTGTACTATACAGCAACTGGATCACCTTGGCAGGATAAAAGTGAAAAATCTGACAAGGAAACTTTGTTATTTCTGCATGGCTTTGGTGGTGGGTCTTCTGCTTATGAGTGGTCGAAGGTGTTTCCGGCTTTTGCGTCTGAATATCGGGTGATTGCACCGGATTTAATCGGTTGGGGTCGGTCTGAACATCCGCAACGCAGTTACAAAATTGAGGATTATTTGACGACGATTCGAGAGTTTATTGAACAGACTTGTACCACTCCAGTCACAGCGATCGCATCTTCTTTGACGGCAGCGTTTATAATTCGAGTAGCGATAGCTTCGCTCTCTTCGAGACGCTCCGCGAACGCCGCAGGCATCGCATATCCTGATCTATTTAAGTCGTTGATTTTGGTCACACCCTCTGGAATTTCGGATTTTGGCCAAGATTACTCCCGCAGCTTTTTTGCCCAATTAGCCAGCGTTCCT includes:
- a CDS encoding alpha/beta fold hydrolase, which translates into the protein MLEPLGFEQYSINTSLGRMVYYTATGSPWQDKSEKSDKETLLFLHGFGGGSSAYEWSKVFPAFASEYRVIAPDLIGWGRSEHPQRSYKIEDYLTTIREFIEQTCTTPVTAIASSLTAAFIIRVAIASLSSRRSANAAGIAYPDLFKSLILVTPSGISDFGQDYSRSFFAQLASVPLVDRLLYSTGIATDAGIRSFLEQRQFAESNRVYQEIVDAYLQSAQQPNAEYAALSFVRGDLCFDLSLYIQQLKTPTAIIWGQKSQFTGPEIGRRFAEMNPQAIQYFQALENVGLTPQLELPAVTIGLIRKFLTLLNG